GAGATTATTACACCAGGGGCCATGCGCCCCTTTGCCGTTTTTAACACGCCAGCAAAACTGGAAGAATTTCATGACCGATCAGCAAAAACCGCAATCCGACACCAGCTATGGCGCCTCGTCGATCCAAATCCTTGAAGGCCTAGAAGCAGTCCGCAAACGGCCCGGAATGTATATTGGCGATACCTCAGACGGCACTGGCCTGCATCATTTGGTGTTTGAAGTGCTCGACAATGCGATCGATGAAGCATTAGCCGGACATTGCGACAACATTCATGTCACGATTCACGCGGATAATTCGATTTCCGTTACCGACAATGGCCGCGGCATCCCGACGGATATAAAGTTCAACGATAAGCATGATCCTAAGCGTAGCGCTGCTGAAATTGTCATGACTGAACTGCATGCTGGCGGCAAATTCGACCAAAATAGCTATAAAGTCTCAGGCGGCTTACATGGCGTTGGCGTATCGTGCGTCAATGCCTTATCAAAATGGCTACGCCTAATCATTCGCCGCGATGGTAAAAAACATCTGATGGAATTTCACCGCGGAGTTGCACAAAATCGGGTTATCGAACAAATCAACGGCGAACCCGTCTCTCCAATTTCCGTAATTGGCACCACCGAGCAACGCGGCACGGAAGTACACTTTTTAGCCGACGAAGAAATCTTTAAAGATATTGACTTCCATTACGACATTTTAGCCAAACGCATACGCGAGCTTTCTTTCTTAAATAATGGCGTGTCTATCCGGCTGACGGATCTGCGCACGGGCAAAGAAGATGACTTCGCTTTTTCAGGCGGGGTGAAAGGCTTTGTTGAATATATTAATAAGTCAAAGCAAGCTCTACATCCAACGATTTTTCATGCAGTCGGGGAAAAAGAGAATGTGAGCGTCGAAGTAGCGATGCAATGGAATGATAGCTATAACGAAAATGTCCAGTGTTTCACCAACAATATCCCACAACGTGACGGCGGCGCTCATTTAACGGGTTTACGGGCCGCTATGACGCGAGTCCTCAATAAATATATTGAGAGTCAAGATCAAAGCAAAAAAAACAAAACCGAAACCGCCGGCGACGATATGCGCGAAGGTCTTACCTGTGTCTTATCGGTGAAGGTCCCTGAGCCCAAATTCAGTTCGCAAACCAAAGATAAACTGGTTTCGTCAGAAGTGCGAGCGCCCGTCGAAGAGTTAGTTGCCAAAGCGCTCGAAGCATTTTTGCTGGAAACACCCAATGATGCAAAAATCATTTGCGGCAAGATTCTTGAAGCGGCCCGCGCCCGTGAAGCAGCGCGTAAAGCGCGCGAAATGACGCGCCGCAAAGGAATTTTAGAAGGTGGCGGCTTACCTGGCAAATTAGCTGACTGCCAAGAACGGGATCCAGCCAAATCAGAGATCTATATTGTTGAGGGAGACTCGGCAGGCGGCTCCGCCAAGCAAGGGCGCGACCGTAAATTTCAAGCCATCTTACCGTTGCGGGGTAAAGTGCTGAATGTCGAAAGAGCACGCTTCGACAAATTGTTATCGTCGGAACAAATCGTGATTCTGATCACGGCCCTCGGCTGCGGTATCGGCAAAGAAGACTATAACCTCGACAAACTCCGTTATCACCGCATTATCATCATGACCGATGCGGATGTCGATGGCGCGCATATCCGCACCCTACTGCTTACGTTCTTCTACCGGCAAATGCCAGATATGATCGAACGTGGCTATATCTATATTGCTCAACCTCCGCTTTATAAAATTAAACACGGTAAAGAAGAGCGTTATTTGAAAGACAACCACGAATTAAACCAACATATGCTGCGGCTTGCCTTGCAAGGGGCTGAGCTTGTGCCAGCAGAAGGCGCTGAACCCCTCACAGGAGATACGCTAGGCGAGCTGACACGCTCTTACTTACTCTCTGAAGCAGTGGTTGACCGCCTGCGCCAAATGATCGACTCAGGCGCGCTGGAAGCCATTATGGAAGGGGTCGAGGTTAATCTATCCTCATTGGTATCTGCTCAAGCCAGCGCAGAAATGCTCGAAGCAGCATTACGTGATGATCCACTTAAGCCTGAAATTCGCGTACGTCCGGTCTATGATGAGACCCTTGAATCTCATTCACTGCGCATCGAACGCAGCCATCATGGCAATCTAAAAATCAGCGTGATTGATGAAGAATTTCTAGCCACGTCTGATTTCCAGCAATTACACACCACCGCACAAACTCTTAAAGGCTTAATTAATAAGGGTGCGTTCATTAAGCGTGGTGAACGCAGCAGCGCCGTGCATGATTTTAAGAGTGCGATGAAATGGCTATTTAGCGATGCTGAACGCAACGTTAGCAAACAGCGTTACAAAGGTCTGGGTGAAATGAATCCAAGTCAGCTGTGGGAAACCACGATGGATCCAAATGTGCGACGCCTGTTACGCGTGCAACTTGAGGATGCGATTGCGGCTGATAATATCTTTACAACGTTAATGGGCGACGAAGTTGAGCCACGGCGCGCGTTTATTGAGTCGAATGCGTTGCGGGCTAGGAATATTGATACGATTGGTTAACTCTATCGGCGGCTTTTATAAAGCCGCCGTGAACTTTTCTCGCGCATCGCTTTGGCCGCCTTCACGCTCACTGCGGGCAGAAAGCTGAGGAACAGCGTGCCATCGCCGCTGGAATCTGTATTCCAGAAAATCGGAGTGGGTCACCGGATAGTGACCCTGCCTCGATCCACCCTTGCAGTAAACCACTTTCGTCTTGCCCGAGTGCATGCTAAGCCCGCAAGAATCGATTTCTTGCAGCAGGCGTTCAGCCGCCTTCCGTGACTTGCAATGCACGATCGCGCCGTCAGCATATCGTTCAAAAGGTTTGTCCGAGTGGTTGCGCTGCATTCATTTGTCGAACACATAGTGCAGAAATAGATTCGATAAAATTGGGCTGATTACGCCCCTCACAATGTTGCAAACATTCGTAACCACCCCCTTGTGGCACGTCCAGCAAGTCAGGAGGTGATATGCGAAAGACCACATTCACATCCTGTTGGTTAATCTCAATCCGCTTGACTAAGGCCCTGATGAGCTCACGTTTGGCGGACCAATCGGCGCACTCAAGCTTGGATTGTACCTTCAAAGCAAACTATTCTAAACAAGTCATAATCAACGTCAATTCATTTTTTACCCGTTTTTTATCAAATATTTTTTGTTTGTTCTCCTCATAATTACTTAAGTGTTGTTTCATGGTTTTAATTCTAGGTTCAAATTCTTCTTTATTAATATATCCTTGAGTATATCCATCAATGAGTCGTGAAATACCTTGCTGTAATTTAGAAATTTGTTTTTCAAGTGTAATACTTTTCTGCTCTAAAGGTATATTTTCTATTTCTGCAAGTCTACATTGATATTCTTGCGCCAGTCGATCTGGATTTTGTAATAAATATTTGATTTCTTCCCATACCGCCATTTCTAGAGTATCAGTTCGGATTTGTTTATTATCGCAGATTCTATTTCCACCAAAACGATATGCATCCGTTCCAATACACCGATAATATGCATAATGATCAATTTTTTCTCCTCGTTTGTTTCGAACGGGTTTCCCATAATAAGCATACTTGCAACACTGACATACCACTAACCCTTGAAGTAAATAACTGGCCCCTCGTTGTCTCGTCCGGGCTAACTTCTTATTTTCGTTGAGTTGTTCTTGCGCGATTTCGAACAAATCCTCATTAACTAATACAGGAACCGGAATATAAATCCAATTTTCTTTGTCGACTGTAGAAACAGAATAATTTCTTCTGGGCTGAACACAGGAATGTTTTTGTGGCCTGATTCTCGGTAATATAGCTGTCGTTTTAGTTTTTCCAAATGCAGCCAGACCTTTATACGCTGGATTTTTTAGTAGTGTCCAAATGACGCTTCTATCCCAATAAGGCTTGCCTGTGGGAGAACAGGTATTCTCTTCCTTAAGCCTGCGACATACTTCTCCTATCGAGAGACGCTCTTGTCCTATCCAAGCAAATATACGTTGCACCACAACAGACTCTGCTTCATGTATTTCATAAAGGGCTTGTCCTGCACCAGTATATTTATCTATATATCGATAACCATAAGGCGCACCACCCAAAACATTTATATGGCCTTTTTTAGCCGCATGAATTTTTCCTCTACGATGCCGCTCCATAATTTTTGCTCGTTCATATTCGGCTATCATGCCTTGCATTTGTAATAATAAATGTGATTCAGGACTATCCGTTATTTGACAGTTTAAAAATATAACTTCTGCTCCACCTTTTTCAAATTCTTCAAGCAATATCATTTGATATGCATATCGACGAGATAAACGATCTGGTGAATGAAGATAAATTTTGTCAATTTCTCCTCCTGCGACTTTATCACGTAACTGCTCTAAAGCAGGACGATTTAAATTCGACCCACTGTAGCCATTATCGATAAATCTAAATGCATCAGCTAGCACATAGCCTTCTGAGTGAATATGAGCTTCCAATGCTACGATTTGACTCGCAATCGTATCAGCTTTAGCCTGTTTATCTGATGAAACCCTTGCATAGAGTGCAACTACGGTCATGCCGCTTCTCCTTTCACTTGCTTTAATAACATATCGTGTTCCGTAGAGTTGCTGCTTATGACATCTATTTCCAATGAAGATTTAATCTTTGGAATTAATACTTCATAAGCCGCTGTTAAATTACCCTTTGATAACCGATTCGGTTCATAGGTGATGCGTATTGATATACGCCTCTTTTTTATAGGCATAAGTGCTCTTCACGATTTATAGCTGATCATTCGCCATAAATACTTGTAGCGCACTGCATAGTGGAAGGGGATTGGTAACCTGGTAGCTAAACGCTATACCGTATGGGGGACGTAGCACTGCGCGGGGAATGCGCAGGATAAATTCTAGAATGTTTGCAATTTTGTTGGGGGCGTGATCACTCCGCCTCGCGGCGTGCTCCTATCCCTAGTTTGCACCGACCCACCTTGCAACTGTACGGGTGCCTTGAGCCATCTCTCGATATACAGCAGTACCCACTGGCACGACTGAATTAGTCCGAAAATGAGGTACGAATTAAAGCTTACATCCGAAATACATTTAGCTTATTTCTGTACATCTATGAATAGGCATGACCGAAATCGTTACTTTTCGGACGATTTGGCGATCTGCGGTCTTTAAAAAGATTTTCCGCATTTCAACGTTTTATCGAACCCATTGCCTCAACAGGTGTCTTTGACTGAAATTACGAGTTATCAAACAAGGCGAGAGCAAAAAAGAGAGATTTTCCCGGGCCACGAGCCCGGAATCGGCCGTGGCTGTGGGAAAACTCTCACCCTTGAGAACTCGCTCAAAATGCTCTGATAGAATCGCGCTGAGATAGCCATCAGCATTGTTTAAAGCCAGGCCTTAGAAAAGGTTCGCGGATAAAGACGCGTTGCAGCATGACAGAAAGAGAAATGGAAGGCGGTTGTCTATGTATTCAGCGAATAGAAAAGATAAACTTTTCACATTTTAGAGAAGCTTCTAGAAACCGCTTTTTGAAATATAAAAAGTTTGAATGGACAGGAGAAAGCATTTTGAACATATCCGGCTGGGGGCAAAGTTTGCGAGCAACTCTGCCAGCAACGATAATAACGCCCCAAAACTATGTGGCGGTGGCCCAGGCGCATATCGCCGCAGGTGACCGGGCCAATGCTGAAAAATCCTATAACGCCGCTATACAACTGGCGACAGCGGAACTCGCAAGAAATCCTGGCCATCCAAGAGAAATAGCGCTCGCTCATATAAGCGCTGAATACGCCGCTTTTTTAGCCAGAGAGAACGACTCAGACGCCTCCTCAATACAACACCCTTCGGTCCCAATAAACAATTCAGCGTCTGCAGCGCATCGGCCCAATTTTTCACCTTACTCTCCCCCCGTTTCTATTCAAGCGGGTACCGAAGGAAAGATTGTCGTACAAAACTGCCAAGGTACAATTAATGCTCCAGTCCATGGCAAGAATAATACGGTCAACGTGCATTACTACTCACCGAATTCAGAGGCTAGGCAACCTCATGCGGTCTCGTTAGGCAGCTTGCGCAATGCACTGTATCAGCATTACCAATTATCTAATCTGTCGATTCAGCGCGTATCGGGTGAAATTGCCTCACTGAAAGACTGTTATATCAATCTGGCGATTGTAGAAAGTCAGGCGCAACGTGAAAAAGACAAAAAAGAGTTGGAAAAGCAAGCGGCAACTTTTGAACGCCTGCCCAGCAGTGAGCAGCAGCGGCTTGAGTCAACGAATTTAAACAAATTGATTGCCCTAGAAAAACTTTTTGAGGCGCAAAAATTACGAGACGGCTCAGAAGGGGTCCCTAAACGGATTTTAATTCAGGGGCGTGCAGGGATAGGCAAAACGACGCTGTGCAAAAAGCTAGTGTATGAATACCATGAGAATGGACTTTGGCAGGATCGATTTGAGAGCGTGTTGTGGGTGCCATTGCGGCAACTCAAGGCGCATTCCCCTAAACGCTTGGAAGTTCTGCTGTGCAATCAGTATTTTGTGGGCTATGAAAGCAGCCAAGCGCAGACGTTAGCAAAGGCCTTTTACATGCATCAGGATAAAACGCTGTTTATCTTAGATGGCTTGGATGAAATCGTTGGGGAACTCAACGAAGGCAGGCCTTTAAAGGATTTTTTACAGACGTTGCTCAATCAGGCGCATGTGGTGATCACCTCCCGACCTGCCGGGGTGGATACCAAACTGTTGGGGCAGTTGGATTTGGTGTTGGAAACGGTCGGTTTTAATCCGGATAATGTGCAAGCGTATATTCAGAAATTCGCGCCTAAATTGGACCAAGCGGCCATTCAGTATTTTATAGACCGCACGCCGTTGATTCAAGGATTGGTTAATATTCCAATTCAGCTGGATGCACTGTGTTATAGCTGGGATAGCCTACCCAAAGAACAAGAGATCCCAACTATGGCCATGCTGTACGAGGCGATGGTCGATAAATTATGGCGTAAAGACGGCGTTCGGTTAGAGAAACAAGACAAAGGCAAACCATTAGCGTCTAACGTCATTCAAATTTCCTCAAAGGCTAAATTAGAAAAATTGATGGAGGATGAGATCCATTATTTAGGGTATTTAGCCTTTAAGGGGTTAGAGAAAGGAAAAATAGAATTTAGTTCGGAAGAGCTGGATCAATTCCAAGCAGAACTTGAGGATAAATTTCCAGGGAAAGAATTCTCTTTCAGCTTTACAGACGATTTGAAAAAGACGTCGTATTTGCATACAGCGGATGCGCATCGGCCTGAATCGGAGCGTCACTATCATTTTCTGCATTTAACGTTTCAAGAGTTCTTTGCGGCGAAATTCCTAGTACAGCAGCTACAAGCATATGCAAAAGTGGAAAGTGCATCCGTCCTTTCCCACATTGTGCAAAAGGGTTTGGGCGCTACGCCGAGCCGGAATGAGCTGGAAGCGTTTATCGCTACACATAAATACAATCCACGGTATGAGATTGTATGGTGGATGGTGGCTGGATTGCTCAAAGGCGTTGCATTGGAAAATTTCTTTAATGTATTGAATCAATCGCCGCGAGATCTGATCGGCAGTCGTCATCAGCAGGTGATGATAGGGTGCTTAAATGAGGCGCGCACTCAATTAAACAAAACAACGGTCGAAATGCTGGAAAAAGGATTAATCCAGTGGTTTCATTTTGAGCTGGAATGTAGCGAAAATAGCTGGAGCGGATTAGGTCGTCAGAGGACTTTTCCGGAGCATCTGTTGCTCAATCAGCTTAAGGGCAAGGAAGGGAAGATTATTCGAATCTTAAGAGAACGCTCCTTTTTGTCTGGCAACGCCATTTCTGGCTTGATCTTTGCGTTACAGGGGCACCATGATAAGCAGGTCAGGTGGGAGGCTCTCTGGGCACTACGCAAACAGAAACCGCTGTCTAAGCGCATCATTTTTGCCTTGGTCAGCACTCTACGGAACGACCATGATGAGAATATCAGGGCGTCCGCAGTCTATGGATTAGAATTAGATCAACGGAATCCGCTGTATGAGGTTGTCATTTCCGCTTTGATCTGCGCTTTGCAGAATGAGGATACGCCGTCTGTCAGGTCTGCACTTGTTAAGGTATTAAGTGGCCAGAAAACATTGTCTGAAGCTGCCATTTCCGCCTTGATCTGCGCTTTTCAGAATGAGGATACGCCGTCTGTCAGGTCTGCACTTGTTAAGGTATTAAGTGGCCAGAAAACGTTGTCTGAAGCTGCCATTTCCGCCTTGATCTGCGCTTTGCAGGATGGGGATACGCTGATCAGGTCTGCACTTGTCGAGGTATTAGGTGTCCAGAAAACGCTGTCTGAAGCTGCCATTTCCGCTTTGATCTGCATGCTAAAGGATGGCAACCAGAAAGAGGATGCCAGGGTTGCAGCTGCCAGGACATTAGGCATTCAAACCTTATCTGAGCCCGCCATCTCCAACTTGATCGGCGTTTTACGGGATGGCAACGGGTTGTCTATCAGAGCTGAGATTGCTAGTGCATTAAGCAAACAAAAAGCGCTGTCTGAGGATGCTATTTCCGCTTTGCTCCGCATCTGCGCAGATGAAGACTGGCCAGTCGGGCAGGCAGTCAAATCGGCATTGCGCGCACAGAAAGCGCTGTCTGAGCCCGTTATTTCCACCTTAATCTACGCTCTATGGGATTGGGATAATGAGTCTGCCAGGCGTATAGCCTCCTGGGTATTGCGCGGTCAGAGGACGCTGTCTGAACCTGCCTTTTCCGCCTTGATCTGTTGTGCTTTACGGGATGACAAAGGGTTTGTCAGGAGGGCCGCTGCCTCGATATTAGAAGAGGCCTATTACGAAACGCTGCCTGAGTCTGCCATTTCCTCTTTGATCTGCGCTCTACAGGATGACCTCAGGGAGGAAGTCAGGGTTGTAGCTGCGAAGGTATTAGGTAAACAGAAAATGCTACAAATGGCAGCCATTCCTGCCTTGGTTCGCGCTTTAGAGAATGAAAACAAAGATATCAAGATTGAAGCTGCTAGGGCATTAGGTAAACAGGAAATGCTGCCTGAGGCGGCTATTCCCGCGTTCATCCGTGCTTTACAGGATGAAAACTGGTTTATCAGGGATGCGGCTGTAAACTCATTAAAGAGCCAGAAGATACTGCATGAGCCCGTCGTTTCCGCCTTGATCCGCGTTCTACAGGATGACAATGAGAAGGAGAGAGCCAAGTCTGTAGCTGCTTGGACGTTAGCTCGACAGGACACGCGGTCTGAAACCGTCATTTCCGTCTTAATCCACGCTCTAACGGATGAAAAATGGGTTGTCAGAAAGGCGGCTGCCAGTGCATTAGGTGAGCAGAAAATGCTGGGTGAGCCAGCTATTTCCGCCTTGATCCGAGCTCTAAATGACAATATGGAGGGGGTCATACTTGAGGCTGCCCGGGCGTTGGGCCGACAAGACGGATTGTCTGATACCGCTATTTTTGCGTTGATCCGGGCTCTGCAGTACGATAATTACGAGGTCGAAAAGGCGGCTGCCAGTGCATTAGGTGGCCAGAAAGCGCTGCGTGAGCCCGCTATTTCCGCCTTGATTCGCGCTCTTGTCGATGACAGAAAGAATAGCAGAAAGGATGGTCAGCATTATTATGAGGTTATCGAGGCACTAGGTCGATATGGCACTCTGCCGGAGGCCGTCATTTTTGCGTTGATCCACGCTCTACGGCATGATAATGAGAAAGCCATGGCTGTGGCTGCCCGAGCATTACGTACCCAGAAAATGCTGCCTGAGGCCGCCATTTTCGCCTTGATTTGTGCTCTACAGCATGACAATAGCGCGCCTGTCAGATCTGCGGCTACCGAGGTGTTAGGTCTGCATCTTAATCAGCTTTACCGTGCACTTCCAAGCTTAGCGTTGGGTCAGATCCAGACCCTCTATACCAGCGTCTTATTTCCACATAGCTATAGGCAGATTGCACCACTCTATATTCAAGACCGCAGACTTCATTTTTATACAGAGACTGGGCCGGGACAATCCGATCCCCTCACCCCTGAACAAACCGTTACGGTGACTCAAGCCTTGCTGGCTGCCCAACCGCAGGCGGAGATGATGCTAAAAGAGAAACCGTTTCTGATAGAAGAGCGACTTCATGCCTGAATGGTAATTCTCCCCTTTTTAAAGTTTTTTAAAAGTAGAAGGTTAAGCTGCAAGAGCTAACTTGTATCATTTTATCTGTGATGGTAGCTAACCATCGCAAAAGCAATGATACAAGGTGAAGAGAGCTTTTGGGGTTAACTAAGACCTAGTCCTTGCACAGAAGATTAAACCCTCCACCTTCTTCTCACCAGCAGAACACTGCACGGTAGCCAAGGGTTCGACCCTGTATGTACAAGTTAAGTGAGTGAGTTGGTATTCAACTATTAAAATTGAAAGGGCAAAGATGTTTTACCTAAGTATCGATGTTGCTAAAGCCAAGCTAGAGTCGGGTAGCAGCAGCGCATTACTACGTCACCGCCCCCTCAGATCCGTACGTACCAGTTTCCCGGTATACGGCTCAAGCACAACATAAGCCCCATGCTGGGGCCGGTTTCACTACTTTCAAACCAAGGCTGTGAGCTCGTGCATGACAGCTAGGGTGGAGCAGTGCCCGATTACTAAGGGCATCGGAGCCGCCATCCATACGGTATACGATATGGTGGTCATGCCAACCGGTGTCCATATCCATCTCACATTCACATAATGCGCATAGACCCCTTTGGCTAGCGTACAGCTTTGCCCATTGGGCACGATAGCTCATGTTTTTCAACATGCGCTCTTGCCGGAGGGTTTCGCCGTATAGCTCCCACTCGGGATTATAGGGGTGATAGTTTTGCTTAACTTTTCTGTGTCGCTTTATGGGAGTGCCGGACAAGTTGTACAGCTCCATTAGTCCCTTACTGTCATCCTTTCGTTCTATTTCTGCAGCAAACACCCAATGACGATTGCCGACTTTGTGCCAATACTTCAGGCGTACCCATCTGCGCCCCTTTTTTGGATGCCTGCGGCATGCCCAGCGCCAGAGTCGTTCGAACAGCAGCGACTCTATGCGGGAGAACATTTTCTTGGCGCATACTGGGCTATGGTATTGAGCCCAGCCCCGTAGTATCGGGTTCAGCAGTCGGATTAGGTCTTCTTGCCTAACCCCTAAATTGTCATTGATGACTATCCTCAGCTTTTCATAGAATGCTTGTGCATTTTTTTTACTCGGCTTGATCAGCAGCTTTTCCGAATACTTACGGAAGTGCCACCCAAGGAAGTCGAAACCTTCGTTGATATGCACGATGCGTGTTTTAGCCGTAGACAGTTGCAGTCCTCTCTCAGCAAGGAAAGCTTCAATCCAAGGCTTAATCTCCGTTTCTAGCAGTTCTTTCGAGATGCCAGTCACAACAAAATCATCACAATAGCGCACTACCCCAACTTTCAGTTTCTTAGTTTGGCGTACACCCCACTTCGCTTTCAGATGTGCGATGAGTTGTGTTTCCAAACCATTCAACGTCCAATTCGCCGCTGCTGGTGAAATAATTCCTCCCTGCGGGACGCCTGCGGTTGTGTTTTGCAATTGCCCTCGGTCAATGACCCCAGATTTCAGCCACTTCCGTAGCATCGACTTGTCCACGTGGACGTTATCGAGCATCCAGTCTTTTGAAATTTGGTCAAAAAAGTTTTCGATGTCCGCATCTAGCACCCATTGGGCTGAGCTCTTTCTGCTCAGTTGGGTGAATAGTTGCCCCATCGCATCCGCCGTACAGCGATTTTTCCTAAACCCATATGAGTTTGGATCACTCACTGATTCCAACACCGGATCAAGAGCTAATAAATACAGAGCCTGCATTGCTCTATCACGCATGGTCAGGATGCCCAACGGGCGTTCTTTCCCATTCGATTTTGGAATATAGACCCTGCGTAGCGGCAAGGGTCTATACTGCTGCTTTTTTAATTCGGCAATTGCTTTGAACTTCTTCTGTGGCGTATCCCACAGCTTGTTGTCCACACCCGCGGTTCGTTTGCCTTGGTTTTCCGTAACTCGTTTGACTGCCAATGCTTTCGCACTAAACGAGCGGGTAAGCATCCGTTGCAAGGCTTTCACTTTGCGCCAGTTGCCCTCCTGTGTTGCCTTCGCTAAGCGGTGCTGCACGACTCTCACATTTCTTTGGACTCGCTTCCAATCAATCGAAACCCAGTCTGTAGGAATATGCGAGGATGCAGAACGGGCTTGTTTGCTGCCAGTTACTCTCATGCTTTCCTCGGATAATCTTTGTCGCCAGATGGCTTTTGGTCCCCATGGGAGATTACGCCTCGTTAGAACATTAAATACTGATTACTTGAGTCGCCTCAGTTGCTTACGACTGTCATACCCTGCGGAAGTGGGCACCCTTTCAGGTCAGGACAAAGTTAGAATCCTTATCCGAGGCATTACACCCAGGCTTTCGCTTCTTCCACAATCCCATACCCGCTCCATCAACAGCTTCCCTTGCAGGTTGCCTGCCGCCTTCTAATGACTAGAGGGTAAGGCGATGAGTCGGGCTTACCGCGTTCCGAATAAATGACACGAGTAGTTTAGGTCCTACCTTTTTGCCGACGATCATATGTGTCCGTGTACTCCTAGAGCAAACAGAAATAACCGATCGTGTGCCTATTTGGCCAAGCCTGTCAGCGCCTTTGGCTTGTTCAACATATCGACATTTATCAGTAGTTTGAGCTAGTATCGTTTTGGTGTACGCCATGAATGAAGAAGAAAAGCGTCGAAAGGACCAAAATAGAAAAATTACCAAGACAGAAATTTACGCAAGAATTTAGAAGACAAGCAGTCAAACCGATCTTAGAAGGTAAAGAGAGGGTGACAGATGTGGCAAAGCGTTTATCGTTATCGATCAAGACAATAGGGAATTGGTTATCGCAGGCCCGTAATGGGAAACTCGATCAGATGGGGGCCAATCGTCGAGAAATAAGCGAGCAAGAGGCGGAACTATCAAGGCTACGCAAAGAGAATGCTGAGCTGCGCATGGAGCGTACGATACTAAAAAAGGCGGCCGCGTACTTTGCAAAGGAATCCATGTGAAGTACGCATTTATCA
The Mycoavidus cysteinexigens genome window above contains:
- a CDS encoding recombinase family protein is translated as MTVVALYARVSSDKQAKADTIASQIVALEAHIHSEGYVLADAFRFIDNGYSGSNLNRPALEQLRDKVAGGEIDKIYLHSPDRLSRRYAYQMILLEEFEKGGAEVIFLNCQITDSPESHLLLQMQGMIAEYERAKIMERHRRGKIHAAKKGHINVLGGAPYGYRYIDKYTGAGQALYEIHEAESVVVQRIFAWIGQERLSIGEVCRRLKEENTCSPTGKPYWDRSVIWTLLKNPAYKGLAAFGKTKTTAILPRIRPQKHSCVQPRRNYSVSTVDKENWIYIPVPVLVNEDLFEIAQEQLNENKKLARTRQRGASYLLQGLVVCQCCKYAYYGKPVRNKRGEKIDHYAYYRCIGTDAYRFGGNRICDNKQIRTDTLEMAVWEEIKYLLQNPDRLAQEYQCRLAEIENIPLEQKSITLEKQISKLQQGISRLIDGYTQGYINKEEFEPRIKTMKQHLSNYEENKQKIFDKKRVKNELTLIMTCLE
- a CDS encoding HEAT repeat domain-containing protein produces the protein MNISGWGQSLRATLPATIITPQNYVAVAQAHIAAGDRANAEKSYNAAIQLATAELARNPGHPREIALAHISAEYAAFLARENDSDASSIQHPSVPINNSASAAHRPNFSPYSPPVSIQAGTEGKIVVQNCQGTINAPVHGKNNTVNVHYYSPNSEARQPHAVSLGSLRNALYQHYQLSNLSIQRVSGEIASLKDCYINLAIVESQAQREKDKKELEKQAATFERLPSSEQQRLESTNLNKLIALEKLFEAQKLRDGSEGVPKRILIQGRAGIGKTTLCKKLVYEYHENGLWQDRFESVLWVPLRQLKAHSPKRLEVLLCNQYFVGYESSQAQTLAKAFYMHQDKTLFILDGLDEIVGELNEGRPLKDFLQTLLNQAHVVITSRPAGVDTKLLGQLDLVLETVGFNPDNVQAYIQKFAPKLDQAAIQYFIDRTPLIQGLVNIPIQLDALCYSWDSLPKEQEIPTMAMLYEAMVDKLWRKDGVRLEKQDKGKPLASNVIQISSKAKLEKLMEDEIHYLGYLAFKGLEKGKIEFSSEELDQFQAELEDKFPGKEFSFSFTDDLKKTSYLHTADAHRPESERHYHFLHLTFQEFFAAKFLVQQLQAYAKVESASVLSHIVQKGLGATPSRNELEAFIATHKYNPRYEIVWWMVAGLLKGVALENFFNVLNQSPRDLIGSRHQQVMIGCLNEARTQLNKTTVEMLEKGLIQWFHFELECSENSWSGLGRQRTFPEHLLLNQLKGKEGKIIRILRERSFLSGNAISGLIFALQGHHDKQVRWEALWALRKQKPLSKRIIFALVSTLRNDHDENIRASAVYGLELDQRNPLYEVVISALICALQNEDTPSVRSALVKVLSGQKTLSEAAISALICAFQNEDTPSVRSALVKVLSGQKTLSEAAISALICALQDGDTLIRSALVEVLGVQKTLSEAAISALICMLKDGNQKEDARVAAARTLGIQTLSEPAISNLIGVLRDGNGLSIRAEIASALSKQKALSEDAISALLRICADEDWPVGQAVKSALRAQKALSEPVISTLIYALWDWDNESARRIASWVLRGQRTLSEPAFSALICCALRDDKGFVRRAAASILEEAYYETLPESAISSLICALQDDLREEVRVVAAKVLGKQKMLQMAAIPALVRALENENKDIKIEAARALGKQEMLPEAAIPAFIRALQDENWFIRDAAVNSLKSQKILHEPVVSALIRVLQDDNEKERAKSVAAWTLARQDTRSETVISVLIHALTDEKWVVRKAAASALGEQKMLGEPAISALIRALNDNMEGVILEAARALGRQDGLSDTAIFALIRALQYDNYEVEKAAASALGGQKALREPAISALIRALVDDRKNSRKDGQHYYEVIEALGRYGTLPEAVIFALIHALRHDNEKAMAVAARALRTQKMLPEAAIFALICALQHDNSAPVRSAATEVLGLHLNQLYRALPSLALGQIQTLYTSVLFPHSYRQIAPLYIQDRRLHFYTETGPGQSDPLTPEQTVTVTQALLAAQPQAEMMLKEKPFLIEERLHA
- the gyrB gene encoding DNA topoisomerase (ATP-hydrolyzing) subunit B produces the protein MTDQQKPQSDTSYGASSIQILEGLEAVRKRPGMYIGDTSDGTGLHHLVFEVLDNAIDEALAGHCDNIHVTIHADNSISVTDNGRGIPTDIKFNDKHDPKRSAAEIVMTELHAGGKFDQNSYKVSGGLHGVGVSCVNALSKWLRLIIRRDGKKHLMEFHRGVAQNRVIEQINGEPVSPISVIGTTEQRGTEVHFLADEEIFKDIDFHYDILAKRIRELSFLNNGVSIRLTDLRTGKEDDFAFSGGVKGFVEYINKSKQALHPTIFHAVGEKENVSVEVAMQWNDSYNENVQCFTNNIPQRDGGAHLTGLRAAMTRVLNKYIESQDQSKKNKTETAGDDMREGLTCVLSVKVPEPKFSSQTKDKLVSSEVRAPVEELVAKALEAFLLETPNDAKIICGKILEAARAREAARKAREMTRRKGILEGGGLPGKLADCQERDPAKSEIYIVEGDSAGGSAKQGRDRKFQAILPLRGKVLNVERARFDKLLSSEQIVILITALGCGIGKEDYNLDKLRYHRIIIMTDADVDGAHIRTLLLTFFYRQMPDMIERGYIYIAQPPLYKIKHGKEERYLKDNHELNQHMLRLALQGAELVPAEGAEPLTGDTLGELTRSYLLSEAVVDRLRQMIDSGALEAIMEGVEVNLSSLVSAQASAEMLEAALRDDPLKPEIRVRPVYDETLESHSLRIERSHHGNLKISVIDEEFLATSDFQQLHTTAQTLKGLINKGAFIKRGERSSAVHDFKSAMKWLFSDAERNVSKQRYKGLGEMNPSQLWETTMDPNVRRLLRVQLEDAIAADNIFTTLMGDEVEPRRAFIESNALRARNIDTIG